The following proteins come from a genomic window of Natronosalvus vescus:
- a CDS encoding DUF7577 domain-containing protein — translation MSLWGWLIGYIVLFAVLHLVLYYAYVRQNGETTLPSVTDGEHTGFQSAPRADTYRTHRGDGGESVDVDDLDISGESTTCPHCGAPNEHDQVYTYCRVCVSPLRQ, via the coding sequence ATGTCCCTCTGGGGCTGGCTCATCGGGTACATCGTGCTGTTCGCCGTACTCCATCTGGTCCTCTATTACGCGTACGTCCGCCAGAACGGCGAGACGACGCTCCCATCGGTTACCGACGGCGAACACACCGGGTTCCAGTCAGCGCCGCGGGCCGATACCTACCGCACCCACCGGGGCGACGGCGGCGAATCGGTCGACGTCGACGACCTCGATATTTCGGGTGAATCGACGACGTGCCCACACTGTGGTGCGCCGAACGAGCACGATCAGGTGTACACGTACTGTCGAGTGTGTGTTTCTCCGCTCCGACAATAA
- a CDS encoding acyltransferase, giving the protein MTKRHVSLPAEAEAGMREFVTTVDQRLSSDEDTCAVVEDVLIDLSGDREAYERWQAGADVSPAERVRLQSYDPCNTTLESEYYAEKDEERFKRSKHLQWLWRQFDSLPIADNVEFALRFRRMLASHLFEDCGENCRFFKGISFTYGHNITVGDNTVIHDDVHLDDRGKLTIGNRVSISDGAHIYSHDHDVVDQTEVRNYHTIIEDDVRLTYDSMVRAGVEVGENAIVGARAIVQNDVPAHHIAVGMPAKSIKIKPGWEDVAVPLEDAGENRQDERELEYELSDEFEVFDEFQRERRPPGATRETR; this is encoded by the coding sequence ATGACCAAGCGGCACGTCTCGTTGCCGGCGGAGGCTGAGGCGGGGATGCGGGAATTCGTGACGACAGTCGACCAGCGGCTCTCGAGCGATGAGGACACCTGTGCCGTCGTCGAGGACGTGCTCATCGACCTCTCGGGGGATCGGGAGGCCTACGAGCGCTGGCAGGCAGGGGCGGACGTCTCGCCGGCCGAACGCGTCCGTCTTCAGAGCTACGACCCCTGTAATACGACGCTCGAGAGCGAGTACTACGCCGAGAAGGACGAAGAGCGGTTCAAACGCTCGAAACACCTCCAGTGGCTCTGGCGACAGTTCGACAGCCTGCCGATCGCCGACAACGTCGAGTTCGCGCTCCGATTCAGGCGGATGCTCGCATCCCACCTCTTCGAGGACTGTGGGGAGAACTGCCGCTTCTTCAAGGGCATTTCGTTCACTTACGGCCACAACATCACCGTCGGGGACAACACCGTCATCCACGACGATGTCCACCTGGACGATCGCGGGAAGCTAACCATCGGCAACCGCGTCTCGATCTCCGACGGGGCACACATCTACAGCCACGATCACGATGTCGTCGACCAGACCGAGGTGCGAAACTACCACACGATCATCGAAGACGACGTTCGCCTCACCTACGACTCGATGGTTCGGGCCGGAGTGGAAGTCGGCGAGAACGCCATCGTCGGCGCGCGCGCCATCGTCCAGAACGACGTTCCCGCCCACCACATCGCCGTCGGGATGCCCGCCAAGAGTATCAAGATCAAACCCGGCTGGGAAGACGTCGCCGTCCCGCTCGAGGACGCCGGCGAGAACCGCCAGGACGAACGCGAGCTCGAGTACGAACTGAGCGACGAGTTCGAGGTGTTCGACGAGTTCCAGCGGGAACGACGGCCGCCTGGAGCGACCAGAGAGACCCGGTAA
- a CDS encoding DUF7344 domain-containing protein, with amino-acid sequence MSKLDATVQTRSTEKAFEAFASGRRRRLFVLVNEHEGVGRPSLTVDALARHLVDDEHVTDTDHRSSQIHLVHRELPMLEEAGLLNWDRSAGTVSIPDQVALDPSFLERTLESAELDWDAVFEALSNGRRRTVLTVLREATEALSPETLATRVAAHKPDADERTVAITLHHQHLPVLREAGLVREQEDGLQYAGDDLERAGIDTNFQLPSGQLAASVRR; translated from the coding sequence ATGAGTAAGCTGGACGCGACGGTTCAAACTCGGTCGACAGAGAAAGCGTTCGAGGCCTTCGCCAGCGGACGACGGCGTCGCCTATTCGTCCTCGTGAATGAGCACGAGGGTGTCGGACGCCCCTCGCTGACCGTCGACGCACTGGCGCGTCACCTCGTTGACGACGAACACGTGACCGATACCGACCACCGCTCGTCCCAGATACACCTCGTCCACCGTGAGTTGCCCATGCTCGAGGAGGCAGGGCTGCTCAACTGGGATCGGTCTGCAGGCACGGTGTCGATTCCCGACCAAGTCGCGCTCGATCCGTCGTTTCTCGAGCGAACGCTCGAGTCCGCTGAACTGGATTGGGACGCGGTCTTCGAAGCGCTCTCGAACGGGCGGCGTCGAACGGTGCTGACCGTCCTCAGAGAGGCTACGGAGGCGCTCTCCCCGGAAACCCTCGCCACGCGTGTCGCAGCCCACAAGCCGGACGCGGACGAGCGAACCGTCGCGATCACCCTCCACCACCAGCACCTGCCGGTACTCCGGGAGGCTGGACTGGTTCGTGAACAGGAAGACGGACTCCAGTACGCAGGTGACGACCTGGAGCGGGCGGGAATCGATACCAACTTTCAGCTGCCCTCGGGCCAGCTCGCCGCGAGTGTACGGCGCTAA
- a CDS encoding aldo/keto reductase, with protein sequence MQYQTLGTSDVKVSEVGFGAWVVGTDWWGDRSEDDAIEMVEHAISQGITYFDTGDVYGHGRSEELLGQALADVRDEVTIATKIGYDFYNNPQAGHGELPKEMDTDYLRDAFEKSLERLDVEYVDVLQLHNANVDEIDSDVLELLDELEEEGLIHARGLALGPSIGWLAEGDLAIEEEFDSLQLVWNVLEQDVGNHFLDTIERTGSSTSLIPRVPHSSGILNEQVTPETELDAGDHRGFRPDAWYETGWEKLETLRFLERAAHADGERTMAQASIAWLLSHDAVASVTPTFRTAADIDEWAAASDVPKLSDEEMARVAELYETNFDIDRNDGMDALRSSVDGDDLREAGLGAMAAD encoded by the coding sequence ATGCAGTACCAGACGCTCGGAACGTCCGACGTGAAAGTGAGTGAAGTCGGCTTCGGTGCCTGGGTCGTCGGCACCGACTGGTGGGGCGACCGCTCCGAGGACGACGCCATCGAGATGGTCGAGCACGCCATCTCACAGGGGATCACCTACTTCGACACCGGCGACGTCTACGGCCACGGCCGCAGCGAGGAACTGCTCGGCCAGGCACTCGCGGACGTCCGCGACGAGGTCACCATCGCGACCAAGATCGGCTACGACTTCTACAACAACCCGCAGGCGGGCCACGGTGAGTTGCCCAAGGAGATGGATACCGACTACCTCCGGGACGCGTTCGAAAAGAGCCTCGAGCGACTCGACGTCGAGTACGTGGACGTCCTCCAGCTCCACAACGCCAACGTCGACGAGATCGATAGCGACGTCCTCGAGTTGCTCGACGAACTCGAGGAGGAAGGGCTGATTCACGCTCGTGGGCTCGCACTCGGCCCCTCGATCGGCTGGCTGGCCGAGGGCGACCTCGCCATCGAGGAGGAGTTCGACTCCCTGCAACTGGTCTGGAACGTCCTCGAGCAGGACGTCGGCAACCACTTCCTCGACACCATCGAGCGCACGGGTTCCTCGACCAGCCTCATCCCCCGTGTCCCTCACTCCTCGGGCATTCTGAACGAACAGGTCACACCCGAGACGGAACTCGACGCGGGCGACCACCGTGGCTTCCGCCCCGACGCCTGGTACGAGACGGGCTGGGAGAAACTCGAGACGCTTCGATTCCTCGAGCGCGCTGCTCACGCCGATGGCGAACGAACCATGGCCCAGGCCTCGATCGCCTGGCTGCTCAGCCACGACGCGGTGGCGAGCGTCACCCCAACCTTCCGCACCGCCGCCGACATCGACGAGTGGGCGGCCGCAAGCGACGTGCCAAAGCTGAGCGACGAGGAGATGGCTCGCGTGGCCGAGTTATACGAGACGAACTTCGACATCGACCGCAACGACGGCATGGACGCCCTGCGCTCGTCCGTCGATGGCGACGACCTGCGGGAGGCGGGTCTCGGCGCGATGGCCGCCGACTGA
- a CDS encoding DUF402 domain-containing protein → MSGEGRDDERDDSAASTSVRVRGIYTTAVTRLLETAGFDVVQASEPIRDRFDTAFEIAPADVRIETTRDRQGLEVSGDPNGVDAVTSRLESLGVDTFRWPDDVSRSGVFDAEVDDAAGGRGATVDLGDGRTGYLPYDDVDGYVDAGNRYRVQVDEPTPPWTDDDPRVLPGVAVQGGLCSLSRRWNGVGADFSGAPAEELVGMTGLLSTDVPDGWGLRWHRTAGDADLEAMGAAVATVVDRARALEAALEDAPDEPGADSLGALATPQATAWLWFGRGSRLALDDARRAVETTMAGHHRIKAGSASASVAVDFAEAVCAEADGTDDFPFGAVSRQFGPTSGDRLSLGHGKPDGRLITLGTGDVTDWDAEGTITLERSMRGGGTYDALGTPKESGDVAVTKLREGRWWYPTTYRAADGTVKGTYVNVCTPVELFPDCARYVDLYVDVIRRSDGEVEIVDLDELEAAVSDGLVSDALAEKARSVANAVERALSK, encoded by the coding sequence ATGAGCGGGGAGGGGCGTGACGACGAACGCGACGACAGCGCCGCCAGCACCAGCGTCCGCGTCCGCGGCATTTACACGACCGCCGTCACCAGACTGCTCGAGACAGCGGGGTTCGACGTGGTACAGGCCTCCGAGCCGATTCGCGACCGCTTCGATACCGCGTTCGAAATTGCTCCCGCCGACGTTCGCATCGAAACCACCCGAGACCGGCAGGGACTCGAGGTGTCCGGCGACCCCAATGGCGTCGACGCCGTCACTTCCCGACTCGAGTCGCTCGGCGTCGACACCTTCCGCTGGCCCGACGACGTGTCTCGAAGTGGCGTCTTCGACGCCGAGGTGGACGATGCCGCCGGCGGACGGGGAGCCACGGTCGACCTCGGCGACGGCCGCACTGGTTACCTGCCGTACGACGACGTGGACGGCTACGTCGACGCCGGCAACCGCTACCGCGTCCAGGTCGACGAACCGACCCCGCCGTGGACAGACGACGATCCGCGCGTGCTCCCGGGCGTGGCCGTCCAGGGCGGCCTCTGTTCGCTCTCTCGACGATGGAACGGGGTTGGTGCCGACTTTAGCGGCGCCCCAGCGGAGGAACTCGTCGGCATGACCGGCCTGCTGTCGACCGACGTTCCCGACGGCTGGGGCCTTCGCTGGCACCGAACCGCTGGGGACGCCGACCTCGAGGCGATGGGCGCAGCGGTCGCAACCGTCGTCGACCGGGCTCGAGCGCTCGAGGCGGCGCTCGAGGACGCACCCGACGAGCCGGGAGCGGATTCCCTCGGCGCACTCGCGACGCCGCAGGCGACGGCCTGGCTCTGGTTCGGCCGGGGGTCGCGGTTGGCGCTGGACGACGCTCGTCGGGCGGTCGAGACGACGATGGCCGGCCACCACCGGATCAAAGCCGGCAGCGCGTCGGCGAGCGTGGCCGTCGACTTCGCCGAAGCCGTCTGTGCAGAGGCGGACGGAACCGACGACTTCCCCTTCGGTGCGGTCTCGAGGCAGTTCGGCCCCACATCGGGCGACCGACTCTCGCTGGGTCACGGCAAGCCCGACGGTCGGCTCATCACGCTCGGCACCGGCGACGTGACCGACTGGGATGCCGAGGGGACGATCACCCTCGAGCGGTCGATGCGCGGCGGTGGCACGTACGACGCACTCGGCACGCCCAAGGAGTCGGGCGACGTCGCCGTCACGAAACTCCGGGAGGGTCGGTGGTGGTACCCGACGACGTACAGGGCCGCCGACGGCACGGTGAAGGGCACATACGTCAACGTCTGTACGCCCGTCGAACTGTTCCCAGACTGTGCCCGTTACGTCGATCTGTACGTCGACGTGATCCGGCGATCCGACGGCGAGGTGGAAATCGTCGATCTGGACGAACTCGAGGCGGCAGTGTCGGATGGGCTGGTTTCGGACGCACTGGCGGAGAAGGCTCGATCGGTCGCGAACGCAGTCGAGCGAGCGTTATCGAAGTAG
- a CDS encoding DUF7532 family protein: MHFDQRTQRALREVGLDTDDLRRASELVVDAVSADAEALETVFERHDTVYSDMDLAHSSADYPEHTVEYLDVTTHADEMRGWLRFDTWGVPVEDGRILDAEEEYVELTVGRPIHGRVRFAPDRETLR, translated from the coding sequence ATGCACTTCGATCAACGAACCCAGCGCGCCCTGCGCGAAGTCGGGCTCGACACCGACGACCTCCGTCGAGCGTCGGAACTCGTCGTCGATGCCGTCAGCGCAGACGCCGAGGCCCTCGAGACCGTGTTCGAGCGTCACGACACCGTCTACTCGGACATGGATCTGGCGCACTCGAGCGCCGACTATCCGGAACACACCGTCGAGTACCTGGACGTCACGACTCACGCAGACGAGATGCGCGGCTGGCTCCGGTTCGACACATGGGGCGTCCCCGTCGAAGACGGTCGGATTCTGGACGCCGAGGAGGAGTACGTCGAGTTGACGGTCGGTCGGCCGATTCACGGCCGGGTTCGGTTCGCCCCCGATCGGGAGACGTTGCGATGA